The genomic window TCTACTCTAAGTTTCATGGGATgacattttatttctattattattccatatTAATATGGATGCTTTTGTTCCTTACTAGGCTTAGCCAATTCAAAATATGGAATAACAATAGTAGCTCTGTTgtgctttaaaaaagttttaaaacaattctgtttAAAAGTTCTATGATGCTTCATGTCTGAAGGTTGTTCTGGGATTCTTGAAGTATATCAGTACGGTGCAAACTCTCACAGACTCTACACCTACCTAGAAAAGCCTTGACTCTGGAGCCAAGAAAAGACTGTAAAAAGTCTAACATATGAGGGTCACCCTAGTTAATTTTGGAGAGACTTCTCAGAGCACTCAGTATCAGTAAACTAAAGTTTGGGGCATAAAAATTCATAAAAGGCATTGAAGGGATTACAATTTATATTTGTGGAAAAATCCTTGAAGTTCTTAAAATAGTTCTAAAGTGCTCACCATTACAGTAATTACAAATGCCTTCTTAAATCACTtccaaacattttaatttaacaaGGGACTCATAAaatatcatttcttccttccagTAAGTCTTTGCTCGTACTATATAGGATTGAGAAGGATACCTATATCATAGTTAATACTCACCTGAACTTCCTTCTTATTTCCCAAACGTTCTACTCTACCAATAAAATCCTCAAATTGCAGTTTAGGGAATAGCCTATGTGCCCAGTGCTCCATGTGTCTGATTAATGTCTTCAAATCTTCAGCCtagaacatagaaataaaattGCTAAACAGAAGTTTCATCCAAACATTTGACTACACCAGCAGACTTCAGAATAAGGAGTGTTGCCAAAGACACTGGTGTTACTATTTTCAGAGCTGAGaaacttttaaaaggaaattagtCAGGGAAGAGTTACTAAATCTAAAAGAGactatatttattcatataaagGTAAAATACTGAATTATATCAGATAAATATtctaataagcatttttaaaaaaaatatcttgaaTTTATTAGCTTAATAATTTagcttattattaattattattgcaataattaataattattaaataattaatagcTTAATACTTTggatacagttttatataggccATGGAAAATTcccaaataaaatttatttcaaatgcTACAGCAGTTACACATGGATCATATTAAAaccatatagatacatataattACATAAATGTTTATGTCAATGGAACTCTTAGCTGTAACTATTCACATAAGGCCCAGGAAGCATTCAAGACTCAAGATTCTAAGGGGCAAAACATTCAAAATTCTTAAAGAGTCAAGAGTATTCTACTGCAAAGACTTTCAGAATAAGAGTGTTTTAGCTACAGTCTAATCAAGGCACTTTTAACTTGGGGAAGGGGTGTGGGTTGGGAGGAGAGTGTCAGATTcatgaaactttaaaaaactttttgcTAACTATGTCAACATATTTGACTTCCTCTGttaattctattttatgcatttaaaaacaatactGAGTTAAATAAGCTTCACTAGcatgccaaaagggtccatgatacaaaaaaggccTAATTCATCTTCCTAGGCCCTTTTCATATCTGTATTCTGTGTTTTCATTAAGAGATCAGGACTTCTTCCTACTCAAACCTTCCTAGTTTCTTCATGCTTGAATATACACTGGCACAAAGGACTTGctgaaaaaaaaactaacacTGTCATGTTGACTTACTAATAATGAATAATAGTTATAATTAATCTGCAGGAATcactatgaaatatttcactttcCATTTAATGCTATTTTATAACAAGGACTAATCTTGaagtcaaaagtcaagaaatcaaGTTCTAACAATGGCTAACTAAATAATCATAAGTGACTTAACCTATTTCTCAATTTATAAAGTGCAGATTACAACCACCTTCCTAACTAACAACAGGAAAATGACGCTATTTGAATtcaagatattattattattgctgatAATAACACGAAGGCAAGTGTATCAAAGTTGGCTGTTTCTTACCTCATGGCCTTTACCTTTGAATTTTACTTTATCAAACACATGCCTTAATGCTGGAAGTCCTCTTTCTGAAGTTAATCTGTGAAATTATAAATATGTCCTGTGAATACCACTGAGTTAAAAAGTATATATGCATGGTAAACATGGAAAGTTATTTCTTAATAAATCAAAATCTCTCTTTTACACTAGGCAAATTAAAATTTGATCAGTAAAATGAAACGTTTCCAAAACTACCCGAACAAACGCAAACTttaacatgatcaaaaaaagttaGGAAATACCTCTGAGCATCTAACTTAGGCAAACTTCTTCTCGCAATTTTCTTTGGAGCCACGGGCATGTCTCCCATCTGTTCATCCCTCCTTGTATCTGAATGAAGACAAggacatttaaaattattaattcaattaattaGAAGATAAGGTGGAAGGTGGTATTGACCGAAGTTAGCATCTTAAAATCACTGCCCTGTGGATAGCCTCGCTTCTATCTACTCTACTTATCCGCTGAAGTTTGAAATCAGAACATCCCCTTTATTGCGCTGCCGTTTCCTCTGGATCTGTTAGGGGTCTAGCTGTATGGTTTTCACCAGCACGTCACCAAATACAGTTCATTCTCCAAACAGTATCATTCACACGATGACAACCGCTCAGGCCTTTTCGGACGCTCCTCCTAACCTGCGGTGAGCGCATCTTCTCCGGCTTCGTCCCTTCCCGGGGAggctggaggaggaagaggcgGGAAGGTCTCGTCTTGGatggcctcaaagtcaggaagggCCGGCGGACTGTCCTCCTCGGGCTCCATGGGTCCTGCCGGGAAGAGGGGGTGAGGGAAGTGAAGACGCTTCTTCCTAAATAGAAGCCCATCCCCTCCCTAGCCCTTGTCGGGATGACCCGTTTTAGGTGGCCCGGAAGTCCCGGATCCAACCCTGCCTCTGACCCTCACTGCTGGGCGTCTCTCCCTGGGCCAGTccagaaatctcttttgtttggtATACCTGCCTGtaataaagattttctttttttttctggagggggagaagaagggaagagagtcaCAGAGAAGGGGATCGTTTATTGGAAAAGTcacatttttaaagatgttttcaCACGGACTATCCACTCCGTCCAAGGGGCAGAGCGGCAGGATCAAAAACCCAAACCCGTTCTGGCCTAGGGCTATCTTAGAAACGGCCGTCGTTCACGAACACGTGCCCTCATCAGCTCCCTCCACGGACGAGGGTGGGCTCTTCCTCTAAAGCTCCCCCGGAAGGCAGACGACgacgtgtccagggtcacacagccgaCGAAAGCGTCGGAACTACACCTCACCGCCGGCCTCCAGCTGCGTAACCACGCAGTTACACCAGAAATATCACACCAAACAACGACCGTCCCTCAAGTTCACAAAGGCAGAAACGAAGGCGGGGGTGTAGCCCGAGCCGTCCCGATGGTGTTTCCTACCGTGGGACCAAGGTCCAGCGCCTTCCCGGCCTGGGGCCTCTTCGTACCCCCGAGAGGAGTCCCCCCGAGGTGTTATCTAGCCGTGATCTGCACGTATAAAGCAATGCCCCCTGCGGTGCCTCCGAGGCCGTGGGCGAGGCCTGCGTGCGGCCCTTACCATTCCGCTCCTTCACCGAAGCCGCGCAGCGAGGGAGGCCGAGGCAGGGTGCCCCGCTTCCCGCCTCCGCGCCAGGCCCAGCCGCGGCGGACTCACCGCCCCCTCGGAGGCGTCTGCTGCATGATCCGCCagaccccaccccccaccccaagcctcTCCCGAGGACCACCCCCGTTCCGCTTCGGGCCCCGGCACTCCTCACCCGGGCTCCGCCGGACCCTGACCAGCTAGGGAAACCGGATACCCCCGCGTCCCGCGTCCAAGCTCCTCTCGCGAGAGCTGGCCGCGCACAGGCGCAGAGACGCAGGGATTCCCACCTTGGCCCCGCCCCTAGCTTCGTAATTTGGCGCCAAACGAAGAAAGGCGGTGCACTTCCTCCCGGAAGagccctccctcctttcttcaacCACTTCCGGTGGCCCTCAGAGCAGACCTGAATGATAGCTTTTTGGCAGTTTATGGTTGTAAAGCCCTTTGGAGAATAAGTTTCCAAACTgaccatatccaaaaaaaaaattataatgtgACTAGCCCAGGGATACCCAGCAAACAAACGTCAGAAGCACAATTTGATCCCAGATCTTTCAACTTAATAAGGATCCAGGGTTTGGggccaaccccttattttacagatcggTAAACTGCGGTCCGTCGAGGTCACACCCCTGTTGAGGGGCGGAGCAGGAAGTGGAAGCCAGGCCTTCAGATTGCAAAACTATACAAAGAATGTTAGAATGGGGGTCCACATAATGCCGTTCTTCCGTAAATGCGTTTTCCTGTTGTAACCGGAAGCAGATTGGCCCCTTCCCGGGCGTGGagcccacctccccacccccgaGATCTTCCCCTACTGAGGGTCTATCTGGTACGTCCCTATGTAAGTATCTCCATCTGTCACGTGATCTCCCGGAGGGCGGAAGCCGGTGAGGCCCGTGCGTGTGCATCCTCCCTGGGCTTGGCACGTGGTAGGCCCTTCCAGACCGCGCGGACCGGGCCACACCGCCCCACACCGTGCCGCCCGCGGGGCTTTCTCGGCGAAGATCCTGCGcgggtctgccattttcttctccagcacgggagtaaagtgacttgtccggggtcacacGCGGCCGGTACGCGCCTGAGGCCTTACCTGAACCGACTCCAGCCTCCGCACTTGGCCACCGAGCTGCCTCGGGGCCTCCCGTTCTAAGTGACCTGCTGACCATGCAGCCCTGTGGTCAGTGACTGAGAAGAAGCCGGGGACGGACCGAAGTTCGGAGCCCAAGGAGCCCCTTTGCTTTCCAGCGTGGAGGAGCCGTGGCGCCCTGGGGAGTGTCCGGAGCCCAGACTACCCCGTGAGCTTGCGTCCGTGGACTAGGGAAGACAGCCTTTAGAGTCCAAAGGCGTGCCAGCGGGTACGAGGCCACTTGAGTGGGAAGGTGCCAACCCCAGGGCCGGTCAGGAAAGCTGGTGGAAGGTTTGAAGGAAACCGTGATTCTGAGAAGCGCAGCGGAGCTGGGAGAGCGTCCCAGACCCCGGGCAGTGCCCAGCTTGGACGGTGCTGCCAGAAAGGGCCGAGGTGTATGACAGCCTGGAGAGGCCCAGCCCCTGATGTTTCCTGGGCAGGCTTGTGCTTCAGGGAGCAAGGAAAGGCTGGGAAACCCACGAGCAGGCCCTGGCCTTCCAGGGGAGAGGGGACGAAGGCCTGAGCTGAGCTGGGCCTGATGGGATTGGAGGGAAGGTCAATGGAGGAGACCTGGAGAATTAACTGGTTACGTGGGGTTACGTGGCAAGAGAGCAACTCTCCCAGTAAAAGTTGCTGTGTCCAGCAGAGAACAGACCCAGAGAGTCCTCCTGTGGAATTGAGTTGAGCTTCAAGGAGAAATAGAGCCAGAGAACCCAGATGCTTGTCCTCCCGAGCAGAAACCTAGGAGGAGCAGTGTAAGGATGCCATGCGAAAAGACACCAAAGACATAATAGCCCTTTTGTTCTGGGGATGTGAATTGGCTAAGTGTGTTCCCTAAGTATCTGTCTCTCTGCTTGTGTACAGTATATGAGTGCGCACTCTTCCCACTAACACCGTGTATTTGTAGGACAATAATCCAGATTTATGGGGGGAATGCTTTGTTACTACTGTTTATGCTGTGCCATTTCACTGAATGCCTTTTCTTTGAGTTAATTGTGTCACCTGGTTGACTATTAAAGGTGATTACAGTGGGAAGGAGGGGCTCATAAGCAATAGTTTTAGAAGTATATACTTACAAAATACTTTCAATTTGCAGTAGTTGTCCCTATTAACACCTACAAGCTATGAGTGGCAAGTTGGTGAAGGGGGGTCGGTGTACTAAAATGAGGAAGACCTAGACATGTTTTTAAGTTGTACAGAAGGAACCAGTGCATGAAGAAAGACTGAAAattagggagagaaaaggaagcaaataAAGGAGCAAGTTTCTAAGGATATGAGATGAATAACATAGGTAGGGAACACTGATATTGGCAAGAAGGgccatctcttcctctgaaactaGCGAAATAGAGTAGAAAATGGGAGATGATACTAAGGTGGTTTGAAGTATAGAACTGCGGAGAGGAAAGAGCTTTGGATGGATGGCCTCAAGAATGAGGTGAGGtccataaaagaggtaagaaaaagcttttacaatggagggggatagcaggaggtgagaaggaatgaatgaatctcattggatttggcttgaggagggaataatatgcacactcaattgggtatgaaaaatCTGTGTTACCTGACAGGAAACaatgggggaagagaataagaggcgggatatgatagaaggaagggcaaatgagaggaaggggtaatcagaagtaaacacttttgaggagggacagggtcataagagagaacagaataaattggggagcaggataggatggagagaaatatagttaatctttcacatcatgactgttacagaagtgctttgcatgactacacatgtataacctacattcaATTGTTTGCCTTCTCGGTGGTggtaggtgggaagggaggaagggagagaagttggaacacaaaagttttaaaaatgaatgttaaaaactgtttttacatgcaactgggaaataagacataccggcagtggggtatagaaatctgttttgccctacaagaaaatagaggggagggggataagaaaaggggggatgatagaaagtagggcagattgggggaagtggtaattaCAGTGCATGCTATCTTAaggtggaaggaggagagagatgggaagaaaatctggaactcagtcttgtggaagtgaatgttgaaaactaaaaattaatagaaTGAGGTGAAGTGTTGAAGGTGCAAAATAATGACTGTTGATCTAGATTAATAAGCGACTTTAgttgcttgcattattttctttatgGTTTGCAATATCATATTTGTTAAGGTATAGTATATTAAACTCTTAAccaaaaacagaaaattaaaaatccAATCACTGGATAATTAATTATTCATGAGCCCTTGGGGATATAGTGACTAGAAACTGTAGTCTAGTGAGTTATCGTAAATGACTAATTTTCTTAAATTCTCCCCTTTCGTATATGGGAGATGTTAGAATTAATTGATCGTACTTAGCAATTTCTCTAGAAATATATATGAGACATATATCTATTTTCGTAAGGTTTGTAGCAATAAGCCTCATGCATTACATTGACATcttatgtcatttcttttttaaaagtttttattaaagCAATAAACAGCTATGAATCATAACTTTGGAGCAATTCCGAAAGTATTAAAATTTTGAATAGCTAGCAAAAGCATTAGAAGCCTACTAAACTATTTTATTCTTCCTAGGTCAGCCAATGTGAAGTTATTCCCTAtactatataataaatttatttttaatttatcaaatAGATGCCTAGAACTTTTTGTCTGGCCTTTATTGTTGGGGAATTGTTCACAATATTTAATCAGTAATTgatcttaaattttaaaactagAAGCAGTCTTGCTGAGAATGCCATAACTTTTCAAGTACAAGAGCCCCTTTTTAAGACGACAAGATTTTCTGAGCACTTACATAACAGGAGTTGTACAATTAGCATCCAATGAttgataaaatatataattaaatcaTACAGttagttggttttgcttaactgttttagAGCAACATGCTTTGGATGTTT from Notamacropus eugenii isolate mMacEug1 chromosome 1, mMacEug1.pri_v2, whole genome shotgun sequence includes these protein-coding regions:
- the TIPIN gene encoding TIMELESS-interacting protein, yielding MVSLETYSPKGFTTINCQKAIIQVCSEGHRKWLKKGGRALPGGSAPPFFVWRQITKLGAGPRWESLRLCACARPALARGAWTRDAGVSGFPSWSGSGGARVRSAGARSGTGVVLGRGLGWGVGSGGSCSRRLRGGGESAAAGPGAEAGSGAPCLGLPRCAASVKERNGPMEPEEDSPPALPDFEAIQDETFPPLPPPASPGRDEAGEDALTADTRRDEQMGDMPVAPKKIARRSLPKLDAQRLTSERGLPALRHVFDKVKFKGKGHEAEDLKTLIRHMEHWAHRLFPKLQFEDFIGRVERLGNKKEVQTCLKRIRLDLPIVHEDFISNDGGKAESNGLDTTNTDFDAVFASPAEEGIFASQSNTSLTEEQQQRIEKNKQLALERRQAKRSSNSQPQEEDLSVIVPSTQTSEKDITNEVQEGNLQRAQEENFNEENPEILDSAASTANIDDDLQNSGVGEAI